The Streptomyces aurantiacus genome includes a region encoding these proteins:
- a CDS encoding pentapeptide repeat-containing protein, producing the protein MASRAARTGARTGAGAGAGVKGARRPEMRLPPLVPYEGGELEPDGDYDGLRFDELDFVGQDGGGARFMDCVLTGCAVDETRLRHARVLDSVLTGLRGVGTDLGSVTFRDVEVVDARLGGVQMHGAVLERVVFRGGKIDYLNLREARIRDVVFEGCVLVEPDFGGARLERVEFVDCVLKGADFSGVSLTDVDLRRAAAVEFARGVDRLAGAVISPAQLLDLAAVFAAEVGVRVVGVDV; encoded by the coding sequence ATGGCGAGCAGAGCGGCGAGGACCGGGGCGAGGACGGGCGCGGGGGCCGGCGCGGGGGTGAAGGGGGCGCGGCGGCCTGAGATGCGGCTGCCGCCGCTCGTGCCGTACGAGGGCGGTGAGCTGGAGCCCGACGGGGACTACGACGGGCTGCGGTTCGACGAGTTGGACTTCGTGGGGCAGGACGGTGGGGGTGCGCGGTTCATGGACTGCGTGCTGACGGGGTGCGCGGTGGACGAGACGCGGCTGCGGCATGCCCGTGTGCTGGACTCCGTGCTCACCGGGCTGCGGGGGGTGGGTACGGACCTCGGCTCGGTGACCTTCCGGGACGTGGAGGTGGTCGACGCGCGGCTGGGCGGGGTGCAGATGCACGGTGCCGTGCTGGAGCGGGTGGTCTTTCGCGGGGGGAAGATCGACTACCTGAATCTGCGGGAGGCCCGGATCAGGGACGTGGTGTTCGAGGGGTGCGTGCTGGTCGAGCCCGACTTCGGGGGCGCTCGGCTGGAGCGGGTGGAGTTCGTGGACTGTGTGCTGAAGGGGGCGGACTTCAGTGGGGTGTCGCTGACGGATGTGGATCTGCGGCGGGCGGCGGCGGTGGAGTTCGCGCGGGGGGTGGACCGGTTGGCGGGGGCTGTGATCAGTCCGGCTCAGTTGTTGGATCTGGCGGCGGTGTTCGCTGCCGAGGTGGGGGTTCGGGTGGTGGGGGTGGACGTGTGA
- a CDS encoding NAD(P)-binding protein, whose product MHRITVVGGGFAGLTAAITAAEAGAQVTVYEAHHTLGGRARTTEGPYRTNEGPHALYKGGTHWTWLKQRDLIGELAPLPPLEAARLRLRHKGTLRRTPPFPMLKLLRRTAEQAPVDQDFRTWATNVAGPEGAIAAAHYSAVALFHHDPGALSAAFVQERLRRATKIPPEAHYPRGGWASVIDRMAARAWNLGVRVETLARVDALPTDHGPVIVATSLDAARALLKDGSLTWPSGRTALLDLAVRTRRGDAFAVSDLDAPGWIERFTAQDRTLAPAGEQLLQGQIPIAPHESRAAGIARAEELLDLAFPDWRDRVTYRREALANGRTGAVDLPGTSWRDRPAIDRGDDVYLAGDQVAAPGVLSEVSFNSALEAVSLAFGIRSRAGLDLKHA is encoded by the coding sequence ATGCACCGCATCACCGTCGTCGGCGGCGGCTTCGCCGGCCTCACCGCCGCCATCACCGCCGCGGAGGCGGGCGCCCAGGTCACCGTGTACGAAGCCCACCACACCCTCGGCGGCCGCGCCCGCACCACCGAGGGCCCGTACAGAACGAACGAGGGCCCGCACGCGCTGTACAAGGGCGGCACTCACTGGACCTGGCTGAAGCAGCGCGATCTGATCGGCGAGCTGGCCCCGCTCCCGCCCCTGGAAGCCGCCCGCCTGCGCCTCCGCCACAAGGGCACCCTCCGCCGTACTCCGCCCTTCCCGATGCTCAAGCTCCTGCGCCGAACAGCCGAACAGGCCCCGGTGGACCAGGATTTCAGGACCTGGGCCACGAACGTCGCAGGCCCCGAAGGCGCGATCGCCGCGGCCCACTACTCCGCGGTCGCCCTCTTCCACCACGATCCGGGCGCCCTCTCCGCGGCCTTCGTGCAGGAACGCCTGCGCCGCGCCACGAAAATCCCTCCGGAGGCGCACTACCCGCGCGGCGGCTGGGCGAGCGTCATCGACCGCATGGCGGCCAGGGCCTGGAATCTCGGCGTGCGTGTCGAAACGCTCGCCCGCGTCGACGCGCTCCCCACCGACCACGGCCCCGTCATCGTGGCCACTTCCCTGGACGCGGCCCGCGCCCTCCTCAAGGACGGCTCGCTGACGTGGCCGAGCGGTCGCACGGCCCTGCTCGACCTGGCCGTCCGCACTCGCCGGGGCGACGCGTTCGCCGTCTCCGACCTGGACGCGCCGGGCTGGATCGAGCGGTTCACGGCCCAGGACCGCACCCTCGCCCCGGCCGGCGAACAGCTGCTCCAGGGCCAGATCCCGATCGCACCCCACGAGTCCCGTGCGGCAGGCATCGCCCGCGCCGAGGAACTGCTCGACCTCGCCTTCCCCGACTGGCGCGACCGCGTGACGTACCGCCGCGAGGCCCTCGCGAACGGCCGCACGGGCGCGGTCGACCTCCCCGGCACGAGCTGGCGCGACCGCCCGGCCATCGACCGCGGCGACGACGTCTACCTCGCGGGCGACCAGGTGGCAGCCCCGGGCGTGCTGTCCGAGGTGTCCTTCAACAGCGCCTTGGAAGCGGTGTCCCTGGCGTTCGGGATCCGCAGCCGGGCAGGCCTTGACCTCAAGCATGCCTGA
- a CDS encoding zinc-binding dehydrogenase: protein MHAIRLHAFGPAENLTYERADAPEPAPGQVRVAVAAAGVHLLDTALRTGVQGPLPELPALPTVPGREVAGTVESLGEGVADLWLGKRVVAHLGFSPGGYAELAVTDVDRLHEIPANLDFAQAVAMIGTGRTTMGILQFADLTADSVAVVPAAAGGIGTLLVQYAKHAGATVIGLAGGPEKVAHVEKNGADLAVDYKDPNWPDRVRSFLGDRPATIVLDGVGGDTAREAVALLADPGGKHLVFGWSGAGLLDGSPYLVEGVSQSVLGPPMMRKAGGPSPIRTLELRALTEAAEGRLVPAVQRFPLAEAAAAHRALETRATIGKVVLEP, encoded by the coding sequence ATGCACGCCATCCGCCTCCACGCCTTCGGCCCCGCCGAGAACCTCACGTACGAGCGGGCCGACGCCCCCGAGCCCGCCCCCGGCCAGGTCCGTGTCGCGGTCGCCGCGGCCGGTGTGCACCTCCTCGACACCGCGCTCCGGACGGGCGTCCAGGGCCCTCTGCCGGAGCTGCCCGCCCTGCCCACCGTCCCGGGCCGCGAGGTCGCCGGCACCGTCGAGTCGCTCGGTGAGGGCGTCGCGGACCTGTGGCTGGGCAAGCGCGTCGTGGCGCATCTCGGCTTCAGCCCCGGCGGGTACGCCGAGCTCGCGGTCACGGACGTCGACCGTCTGCACGAGATACCCGCGAACCTGGACTTCGCCCAGGCCGTCGCGATGATCGGCACGGGCCGTACGACGATGGGGATCCTCCAGTTCGCCGACCTCACCGCCGACTCCGTGGCAGTGGTCCCCGCGGCGGCGGGCGGCATCGGCACCCTCCTCGTGCAGTACGCCAAGCACGCGGGCGCCACCGTGATCGGCCTCGCGGGCGGCCCGGAGAAGGTCGCCCATGTCGAGAAGAACGGTGCCGACCTGGCCGTCGACTACAAGGACCCGAACTGGCCGGACCGGGTCAGGAGCTTCCTCGGCGACCGCCCGGCCACCATCGTCCTCGACGGCGTGGGCGGCGACACGGCCCGTGAGGCGGTCGCCCTGCTCGCGGACCCGGGCGGCAAACACCTCGTCTTCGGCTGGTCCGGCGCGGGCCTGCTCGACGGCAGCCCGTATCTCGTCGAGGGCGTGTCACAGTCGGTGCTCGGCCCCCCCATGATGCGGAAGGCAGGCGGCCCCAGCCCGATCCGCACCCTGGAACTGCGTGCCCTCACCGAGGCCGCCGAGGGCCGCCTGGTCCCCGCCGTCCAGCGCTTCCCCCTCGCGGAAGCGGCCGCGGCACACCGCGCACTGGAGACGAGGGCGACCATCGGAAAAGTAGTCCTGGAACCGTGA
- a CDS encoding GNAT family N-acetyltransferase: protein MIRTATPADVPVIHSMIRELAEYEKVVDEARATEEQLREALFGERPAAFAHIAESAEGEPVGFALWFLNFSTWRGVHGIYLEDLYVRPQARGGGHGKALLGELARICVERGYERLEWTVLNWNKPSIDFYEAMGARPQDQWTVYRLTDGALAELGSGS from the coding sequence ATGATTCGTACGGCGACGCCCGCTGATGTGCCCGTGATCCACTCCATGATCCGTGAACTGGCCGAGTACGAGAAGGTGGTGGACGAGGCGAGGGCCACCGAGGAGCAGTTGCGGGAGGCGCTCTTCGGGGAGCGGCCGGCCGCCTTCGCGCACATCGCGGAGTCCGCGGAGGGCGAGCCGGTCGGGTTTGCGCTGTGGTTCCTGAACTTCTCCACGTGGCGCGGGGTGCACGGCATCTACCTGGAGGACCTGTACGTACGGCCTCAGGCGCGGGGCGGCGGTCACGGGAAGGCGCTGCTCGGGGAGCTGGCGCGGATCTGCGTGGAGCGGGGCTACGAACGGCTGGAGTGGACGGTCCTCAACTGGAACAAGCCGTCGATCGACTTCTACGAGGCGATGGGCGCGCGGCCGCAGGACCAGTGGACGGTGTACCGGCTGACGGACGGGGCGTTGGCGGAGCTGGGGTCGGGGAGCTGA
- a CDS encoding NAD(P)/FAD-dependent oxidoreductase produces MSSTENAEHADSAAGTDQASHAPHAPRTVVNGGISFWYAQDGLPAPREPLAGDASADVVIVGGGYTGLWTAYYLKKAAPFLRITVLEQKFCGYGASGRNGGWLYNGIAGRDSYARLHGHEAAVRLQEAMNATVDEVVRVAGEEGIDADIHQGGVLEVAYTPAQLARLKAFHETELSYGEKDRELYGARETADRIRVADAVGSTWTPHGARLHPVKLLKGLAAAVEELGVTIHESTPVTEIRPKHAVTPYGTVRAPYVLRCTEGFTASLKGHKRTWLPMNSSMIATEPLTPAQWESVGWEGRETLGDMAHAYMYAQRTADDRIALGGRGVPYRFGSRTDNDGRTRASTVEALRELLVRFFPQLTDVAVAHAWSGVLGVPRDWCATVTLDRSTGLGWAGGYVGSGVATANLAARTLRDLVQRDSGQSGATDLTTLPWVEHKVRKWEPEPFRWLGVHGMYATYRAADRREVTTRAAQSSRIARIADRVAGR; encoded by the coding sequence ATGAGCAGCACGGAGAACGCGGAGCACGCGGACAGCGCGGCCGGTACGGACCAGGCGTCCCACGCGCCCCACGCGCCCCGCACCGTCGTCAACGGTGGCATATCGTTCTGGTACGCGCAGGACGGCCTCCCCGCCCCCCGCGAGCCGCTCGCGGGTGACGCGAGCGCCGACGTCGTGATCGTCGGCGGCGGCTACACCGGCCTGTGGACGGCCTACTACCTGAAGAAGGCCGCCCCCTTCCTGCGCATCACCGTCCTGGAGCAGAAGTTCTGCGGCTACGGCGCCTCCGGGCGCAACGGCGGCTGGCTCTACAACGGCATCGCGGGCCGAGACAGCTACGCGCGCCTGCACGGCCACGAGGCCGCCGTACGCCTCCAGGAGGCCATGAACGCCACGGTCGACGAGGTGGTCAGGGTCGCCGGCGAGGAAGGCATCGACGCCGACATCCACCAGGGCGGCGTCCTCGAAGTCGCGTACACCCCGGCGCAGCTCGCCCGCCTGAAGGCCTTCCACGAGACGGAACTCTCGTACGGCGAGAAGGACCGCGAGCTGTACGGCGCCCGCGAGACCGCCGACCGCATCCGGGTCGCGGACGCCGTCGGCTCGACCTGGACCCCGCACGGCGCCCGCCTGCACCCGGTCAAGCTCCTCAAGGGCCTCGCGGCGGCCGTCGAGGAACTCGGCGTCACGATCCACGAGTCGACCCCCGTCACCGAGATCAGACCCAAGCACGCCGTCACCCCGTACGGCACGGTCCGCGCCCCCTACGTCCTGCGCTGTACGGAGGGCTTCACGGCCTCCCTCAAGGGCCACAAGCGCACCTGGCTCCCCATGAACTCCTCGATGATCGCCACCGAGCCCCTGACCCCCGCCCAGTGGGAGTCCGTCGGCTGGGAGGGCCGCGAGACCCTCGGCGACATGGCGCACGCCTACATGTACGCCCAGCGCACCGCCGACGACCGCATCGCGCTCGGCGGCCGCGGAGTCCCGTACCGCTTCGGCTCCCGCACGGACAACGACGGCCGTACCCGGGCCTCGACGGTCGAGGCACTGCGCGAACTGCTCGTCCGCTTCTTCCCCCAGCTCACGGACGTCGCCGTGGCCCACGCCTGGTCGGGCGTCCTCGGCGTACCGCGCGACTGGTGCGCCACGGTCACCCTCGACCGCTCCACCGGCCTCGGCTGGGCCGGCGGCTACGTGGGCTCCGGCGTCGCGACGGCCAACCTCGCCGCCCGCACCCTGCGGGACCTGGTCCAGCGCGACTCCGGCCAGTCGGGCGCGACCGACCTCACCACCCTCCCCTGGGTCGAACACAAGGTCCGTAAGTGGGAACCCGAGCCTTTCCGCTGGCTCGGGGTACACGGCATGTACGCGACGTATCGAGCCGCCGACCGCCGCGAAGTCACCACCCGTGCCGCACAGTCGTCCCGGATCGCGCGCATCGCCGACCGGGTCGCGGGCCGCTGA
- a CDS encoding alpha/beta hydrolase — protein MSTAVMDTVRYSSDGQLLDIHRAAAPDAPTVLLWHGRGPAERDVLGALAAEVARLGATVIVPDWHPDAPDGGRPQLAASLRFTWDFVRDPAEVVLVGWSLGGRAAMATALRPDPPEGWRPAAVVGIAARYNQPEPLLGLPSPMDVCASAPPLPIHLVHGTQDTVCDFANAGEFQRVLAECGRPAPLTELTTDHPGAVMAEYSPEWGRCRPAHSGSAHREGLRTARVIAQAAGVPRQKAQATK, from the coding sequence ATGAGCACCGCAGTCATGGACACCGTCCGCTACTCGTCCGACGGTCAGCTCCTCGACATCCACCGCGCCGCCGCCCCGGACGCCCCGACGGTCCTGCTCTGGCACGGCCGCGGCCCCGCCGAACGGGACGTCCTCGGCGCGCTGGCCGCGGAGGTCGCCCGCCTCGGCGCCACCGTCATAGTCCCCGACTGGCACCCGGACGCCCCCGACGGCGGCCGCCCCCAGCTCGCCGCGTCCCTCCGCTTCACCTGGGACTTCGTACGGGACCCGGCCGAGGTCGTCCTCGTCGGCTGGTCCCTGGGCGGCCGGGCCGCGATGGCCACGGCCCTGCGCCCGGACCCGCCGGAGGGCTGGCGCCCGGCCGCCGTGGTCGGCATCGCCGCCCGCTACAACCAGCCCGAGCCGCTGCTCGGCCTGCCCTCCCCCATGGACGTCTGCGCCTCCGCCCCGCCGCTGCCCATCCACCTGGTGCACGGCACGCAGGACACGGTGTGCGACTTCGCCAACGCGGGCGAGTTCCAGCGCGTCCTGGCCGAGTGCGGCCGCCCGGCACCCCTCACGGAGCTCACCACGGACCACCCGGGCGCGGTGATGGCCGAGTACTCCCCCGAGTGGGGCCGCTGCCGCCCCGCCCACTCCGGATCGGCCCACCGCGAGGGCCTGCGCACGGCCCGGGTCATCGCCCAAGCAGCGGGCGTACCCAGGCAAAAGGCCCAGGCCACGAAGTGA
- a CDS encoding ABC transporter ATP-binding protein yields the protein MATVSFNKATRIYPGGDKPAVDQLELDVADGEFLVLVGPSGCGKSTSLRMLAGLEDVNAGSIHIGDRDVTHLPPKDRDIAMVFQNYALYPHMTVADNMGFALKIAGINKAEIRQKVEDAAKILDLTDYLARKPKALSGGQRQRVAMGRAIVREPQVFLMDEPLSNLDAKLRVSTRTQIASLQRRLGITTVYVTHDQVEAMTMGDRVAVLKDGLLQQVDSPRNMYDRPANLFVAGFIGSPAMNLVEVPITDGGVKFGNSVVPVNREALKAASDKGDRTVTVGVRPEHFDIVEQGGTAASTLSKETADAPAGLAVTVNVVEELGADGYVYGSAKLDDNIQDLVVRVSGRAVPEKGATLHVVPRAGETHVFSTSTGERLTD from the coding sequence GTGGCCACTGTCTCGTTCAACAAGGCGACCCGCATCTACCCGGGTGGCGACAAGCCCGCCGTCGACCAGCTCGAGCTCGACGTCGCGGACGGCGAGTTCCTCGTCCTCGTCGGTCCCTCCGGCTGTGGAAAGTCCACCTCCCTGCGCATGCTCGCGGGTCTCGAGGACGTCAACGCCGGCTCGATCCACATCGGTGACCGCGACGTCACGCACCTGCCGCCGAAGGACCGGGACATCGCCATGGTGTTCCAGAACTACGCGCTGTACCCGCACATGACGGTCGCGGACAACATGGGCTTCGCCCTCAAGATCGCCGGCATCAACAAGGCCGAGATCCGCCAGAAGGTCGAGGACGCGGCGAAGATCCTCGACCTCACGGACTACCTGGCCCGCAAGCCGAAGGCCCTCTCCGGCGGTCAGCGCCAGCGTGTCGCCATGGGTCGCGCCATCGTGCGTGAGCCCCAGGTGTTCCTCATGGACGAGCCGCTGTCGAACCTCGACGCCAAGCTCCGCGTCTCGACCCGTACGCAGATCGCGTCGCTGCAGCGCCGCCTCGGCATCACCACGGTGTACGTCACCCACGACCAGGTCGAGGCCATGACCATGGGCGACCGTGTCGCGGTCCTCAAGGACGGTCTGCTCCAGCAGGTCGACTCGCCGCGCAACATGTACGACCGCCCGGCGAACCTCTTCGTGGCCGGCTTCATCGGCTCCCCGGCGATGAACCTCGTCGAGGTCCCGATCACCGACGGCGGCGTGAAGTTCGGCAACAGCGTGGTGCCCGTCAACCGCGAGGCCCTCAAGGCCGCCTCCGACAAGGGTGACCGTACGGTCACGGTCGGCGTCCGTCCCGAGCACTTCGACATCGTCGAGCAGGGCGGCACCGCCGCGTCGACCCTGTCGAAGGAGACCGCGGACGCTCCGGCCGGCCTCGCCGTCACCGTGAACGTCGTCGAGGAACTCGGCGCCGACGGCTACGTCTACGGCAGCGCCAAGCTCGACGACAACATCCAGGACCTGGTCGTCCGCGTCAGCGGCCGCGCGGTCCCGGAGAAGGGCGCCACCCTGCACGTCGTGCCGCGCGCGGGCGAGACCCACGTGTTCTCGACCTCCACCGGTGAGCGCCTCACCGACTGA
- a CDS encoding nucleotidyltransferase family protein has protein sequence MTDPNAASRPVQAVVLAGGQGSRLRPYTDDRPKPMVEIPGTGTPIIGHQLAWLAEEGVTDVVVSCGHLAEVLQQWLESADLPVSVTTVVESEPLGRGGGLKFAAKHLPHPDRPWYATNGDIWTRFSLREMADFHTERDAVATLALARPRIPWGAVETDDFGHITDFIESPPTAYGINAGVYVFSPEFADLLPALGDHERSTFPRLARERRLAGYPIPQGAYWRAIDTAKDLTEAAKELAALGR, from the coding sequence ATGACCGATCCGAACGCCGCGTCGCGCCCCGTTCAAGCCGTCGTCCTGGCCGGCGGCCAGGGCTCCCGGCTGCGTCCCTACACCGACGACCGTCCCAAGCCGATGGTCGAGATCCCCGGCACCGGGACCCCGATCATCGGCCACCAGCTGGCCTGGCTCGCCGAGGAGGGCGTCACCGACGTCGTCGTCTCGTGCGGTCACCTCGCCGAAGTGCTCCAGCAGTGGCTGGAGTCGGCGGACCTGCCCGTCTCCGTGACCACCGTGGTCGAGTCGGAGCCCCTGGGCCGTGGTGGCGGCCTCAAGTTCGCCGCCAAGCACCTGCCCCACCCCGACCGCCCCTGGTACGCGACGAACGGTGACATCTGGACCCGTTTCTCGCTGCGCGAGATGGCGGACTTCCACACCGAGCGCGACGCGGTGGCCACCCTCGCGCTGGCCCGCCCCCGCATCCCGTGGGGCGCCGTCGAGACCGACGACTTCGGTCACATCACGGACTTCATCGAGTCCCCGCCGACCGCGTACGGCATCAACGCGGGCGTGTACGTCTTCTCCCCCGAGTTCGCCGACCTGCTTCCCGCCCTCGGTGACCACGAGCGTTCCACGTTCCCGCGCCTGGCCCGCGAGCGCCGCCTGGCCGGCTACCCGATCCCGCAGGGCGCGTACTGGCGCGCCATCGACACCGCCAAGGACCTCACGGAGGCGGCCAAGGAGCTGGCGGCACTGGGACGCTGA
- a CDS encoding DoxX family protein, which translates to MSVDTRTPRTPTGDRSLGFDDAPALSMVKVPSDPAQVIVNHASFRVQLNTAPRAQSPRAARHLGQGDDTARIPAVGTAAGTRRRAPVVWSGKSAPDDTGATRLLQAVRSTSLGHGAEEPAGEGGSTQVIPRVDGGGPAGFDVDATVETPAVRGPETRLLPQQMRSAGSAYEELDESPYAQGEFGDDSYDDEYRDDGSELKRHGAAPVRHGYYPGRRMNLGVVLLPLRVFLGFISIYAGMGKLCDPVYFDGGKRGSMVKWLNSLHPWELAEPLREFALQHPVGAGLLIAFFQVIVGVLTVLGLWQRVAAVVGALLSAALLLTVSWKSVPAYDAPDIIYLAAWSPLIIAGAPVYSIDGRLAGEAWRTLGPRAEIWELRRRVLRRGALVAAIVVGLTLLIGSLLGGAVRDADRVVVPGPGEAPRNELPGSPLPEEPGQRRDRQSPSASNSPTRGAASASPSGAAATTPGAAARETAGAGAGQPSQTQGSGQAPPQQSAPPQAPSTSAGPSSSGGTTGGTGSGGGSGSGGGSGGSGGSGGSGGGSGLVGGLLG; encoded by the coding sequence ATGAGTGTGGACACCAGAACACCCCGCACACCCACGGGGGACCGCTCGTTGGGATTCGACGACGCTCCCGCGCTGAGCATGGTGAAGGTGCCGAGCGATCCGGCGCAGGTCATCGTCAATCATGCGAGCTTCCGCGTGCAGCTCAACACCGCGCCGCGGGCCCAGTCCCCGCGTGCCGCGCGGCACTTGGGCCAGGGCGACGACACAGCACGCATCCCCGCCGTCGGAACCGCCGCAGGCACCCGCCGCCGCGCGCCCGTCGTCTGGAGCGGGAAGTCCGCCCCCGACGACACCGGCGCCACCCGGCTGTTGCAGGCCGTACGGAGTACGAGTCTGGGGCACGGCGCCGAGGAACCGGCGGGCGAAGGCGGTTCGACCCAGGTCATTCCGCGTGTCGACGGCGGCGGCCCCGCCGGGTTCGACGTCGACGCCACCGTCGAGACCCCCGCCGTCCGCGGCCCCGAGACCCGCCTCCTGCCGCAGCAGATGCGCAGTGCGGGCAGCGCGTACGAGGAGCTCGACGAATCCCCGTACGCCCAGGGCGAGTTCGGCGACGACTCCTACGACGACGAGTACCGGGACGACGGCTCGGAGCTCAAGCGGCACGGCGCGGCCCCCGTCCGGCACGGGTACTACCCCGGCCGCCGGATGAACCTCGGCGTCGTCCTGCTCCCGCTCCGCGTCTTCCTCGGCTTCATCTCCATCTACGCAGGCATGGGCAAGCTCTGCGACCCCGTCTACTTCGACGGCGGCAAGCGCGGCTCCATGGTCAAGTGGCTCAACTCGCTGCACCCGTGGGAACTCGCCGAGCCCCTGCGCGAGTTCGCCCTGCAGCACCCCGTCGGCGCCGGACTCCTCATCGCCTTCTTCCAGGTGATCGTCGGCGTTCTCACCGTCCTCGGCCTGTGGCAGCGGGTGGCGGCGGTCGTCGGCGCCCTGCTGTCGGCGGCGCTGCTGCTCACCGTCAGCTGGAAGTCCGTCCCCGCCTACGACGCGCCCGACATCATCTACCTGGCGGCCTGGTCGCCGCTGATCATCGCGGGCGCCCCCGTCTACTCCATCGACGGCCGTCTCGCGGGCGAGGCCTGGCGCACGCTCGGGCCGCGCGCCGAGATCTGGGAGCTGCGCCGCCGCGTACTGCGGCGCGGCGCGCTCGTCGCGGCGATCGTCGTCGGGCTCACCCTGCTCATCGGTTCGCTGCTCGGTGGCGCCGTCCGTGACGCCGACCGCGTGGTCGTCCCCGGCCCGGGTGAGGCTCCGCGCAACGAACTGCCCGGCTCCCCGCTCCCGGAGGAGCCCGGCCAGCGCCGCGACAGGCAGAGCCCGTCGGCGTCCAACTCGCCCACCCGGGGCGCGGCGTCGGCAAGCCCCTCGGGCGCCGCCGCGACCACCCCCGGCGCCGCGGCCCGCGAGACGGCCGGCGCCGGTGCCGGTCAGCCCAGCCAGACGCAGGGCTCCGGTCAGGCCCCGCCGCAGCAGTCGGCCCCGCCGCAGGCGCCCAGCACCAGCGCGGGACCGTCCTCCTCGGGCGGCACCACGGGCGGTACCGGCTCGGGCGGCGGCAGCGGCTCCGGAGGCGGCTCGGGCGGCAGCGGCGGCTCCGGAGGCTCCGGCGGCGGCTCCGGGCTCGTGGGCGGTCTGCTCGGCTGA
- the rlmB gene encoding 23S rRNA (guanosine(2251)-2'-O)-methyltransferase RlmB: MAANNRRMSGKKGAQVGSGGQRRRGLEGKGPTPPAEARKGHKKNRIANANARANAKQTVRRPSPRGGRGGKGTSEMVVGRNSVVEALREGVPATMLYVQQFIDNDERVREALQLAADRGGIHLMEAPRPELDRMTNGLNHQGLVLQVPPYEYAHPQDLAAAAYDEGRDPLIVALDGVTDPRNLGAVVRSVSAFGGHGVVVPERRAAGMTAGAWKTSAGAAARTPVARAANLTRALESYKKAGLVVVGLAADGEAEVGDLEALSGPVVIVVGSEGKGLSRLVGETCDFRVRIPMPGGTESLNAGVAAGVVLYEASRRRV; this comes from the coding sequence ATGGCCGCTAACAACCGCCGCATGTCCGGCAAGAAGGGCGCGCAGGTCGGCAGTGGCGGCCAGCGACGCCGGGGCCTGGAAGGCAAGGGCCCGACCCCGCCCGCCGAGGCGCGCAAGGGGCACAAGAAGAACCGCATCGCCAACGCCAACGCCAGGGCCAACGCGAAGCAGACCGTGCGTCGTCCCTCGCCGCGCGGCGGCCGGGGCGGCAAGGGCACGTCCGAGATGGTCGTCGGGCGCAACTCCGTCGTCGAGGCGCTGCGCGAGGGCGTGCCCGCGACGATGCTGTACGTCCAGCAGTTCATCGACAACGACGAGCGGGTGCGCGAGGCGCTCCAGCTCGCCGCGGACCGCGGCGGCATCCACCTCATGGAGGCCCCCCGCCCCGAGCTCGACCGCATGACCAACGGGCTCAACCACCAGGGACTCGTCCTCCAGGTCCCGCCCTACGAGTACGCGCACCCCCAGGACCTCGCCGCCGCCGCGTACGACGAGGGCAGGGACCCGCTGATCGTCGCGCTCGACGGTGTGACGGACCCGCGCAACCTCGGAGCCGTCGTCCGGTCCGTCTCCGCCTTCGGCGGCCACGGCGTGGTCGTGCCCGAGCGCCGCGCGGCCGGCATGACCGCCGGTGCCTGGAAGACCTCCGCCGGCGCGGCGGCCCGTACGCCCGTGGCCCGTGCCGCCAACCTGACCCGGGCTCTCGAGTCCTACAAGAAGGCCGGTCTCGTCGTGGTCGGTCTCGCCGCGGACGGCGAGGCCGAGGTCGGCGACCTGGAGGCGCTCAGCGGTCCCGTCGTCATCGTCGTCGGCAGCGAGGGCAAGGGCCTGTCTCGACTCGTGGGTGAGACCTGCGACTTCCGGGTGCGCATCCCGATGCCGGGCGGCACCGAGTCGCTGAACGCCGGTGTGGCCGCGGGAGTTGTGCTGTACGAGGCCTCGCGGCGCCGGGTCTGA